The DNA segment AGGGACCAGAATTAACAAGTATAGAAAGCCAAATCTTCAGCAGCAGACAATCATCGGGACGTCTTCAGTTTGCAGGTTTAGCAATAAATACACATAGAAATAGAGGAAACAACTGTGGGTACTCGCAACCAAATCAAGCTCTGAAACCTTGAAAATTTACATAATCCCCGAACACCTGAAAGCACCGTCCTGTAACCGGAAAAATACTAGAGCTTTCTAGAACAATTTACACCACAGAAAAAAGTGTTTGCCTGCCCAACAGGACATAATCAAGATCCATTCACCTCCGCCATTCTGCATGAACCACTTTCTCTGCAAATCAGGAACACAACAAACAGTGAGAAGCATGTAACATTGTATGATTTTAGTTGGCCAGACCACAATTTGCCCAGCTACAAGAAAAATCAGGTTATAGCAACATCAGCTAGGGTGCAAAATTAGTATTTGTTTCAGTGTCCCCACAAATCTAGCATTTTTGTATGTTCAAAATGAGCAGGCGTCCATTCAGCTCATAAAGCAAGCCCTAGCTCAACCTGATCACAATGTGGTCATGAGCAGGTTTTTCATCCTCAACAAGCCTGAACAAGGCCAGATATCTAGGCTGCTAATATGTTTACTTGAAGCAAGGATGTGATGACATCCCACTGTTGATAAGACATGAATTATCACAGGCAACGTTCCTATTGTTTTGAGGTAAGATTTCCTATTTTAGCTTCTGCTTTTGGAAAGTGAAAGCACCATTCTATCATCAAAACTCGAACTGATAAATTATTTGTAGGTCTAAGTGAACGATCGACACAGAGACGAACAAGACAAACAATAACTTCAACTTAACCCAGGCTGGCAAAATTCTGTAGATGAACCAGCCATACTCTGAATTGAACTAATAAAAAGATATTCCTGAGTGATATTCAACTACGAATGAGCCAAGACCTGCCAAGCCAGGTGTGACTTTTATAGGCTAATATATTTGGTAGCTAAAAAGCAAATAACAGAAGTAAAAAGAGACTGCATCAGTTTTTCTGTTTGACTTCCAAAAgcagaacaaaagaaaaaaaaaaagtagttttaagaacataaaaatcaGTTACGAGGTTGAAGTCTTCTTACCATTTCCATCCCGAGAAGACAGGAGTGACTTGTCTCTAATGTTTCCTTTCCCAGATTGGACAAGTCTCTGTGTTCTTGGGGACAAAGAACTCACTTTCCCATTGGAAACTGAAGGCAAAGAATGACGCCTGGTGACACCATTTCCTTCGGTTCCATCGGAGCCAAACCTTGGAGAACCTTGACAACGTAACTTGGCCTTTGCAGACTCAGTTGCTGCCATGTAACTAGGCAGAGCTGGACTCTTATGCAACCCATTTTCTGGAAATGAAGATCGCCTTTTACTAGTTTTCTGACCACCTGCAGGCACTTGATCATcctttggatttgaatttatttcCCCATCTACATCCGCTAGGCTTCCATCTTTGATCTCATTTTCCAATGGAATTGCTGGTAGGGATACCTCAATTGGATTTAACTTAATAATAGGATTATCAATTTGAGAACAGTCGGCTAAAACATTTATTGATATAGGTTCAAAATCCATCTTTGATGGAGAATCTGCTGATATTAGTTGAGAATCTAATTTTGGTTGAGAATCTATCTTCTGTTGAGAATCTATTTTTGGTTGAGAATCTATCTTCTGTTGAGAATCTGTTATCAGCCGAGAATTTGCCTTTGGTTCAGGCTGCTCAGTGGGAGCTACAGTAGTAGCTTTCCTATTCTTATCAATAGAATCAGCTTCACCATTATCATGGTTCTCAACTGAGGAACTTGTAGTCTTGTTCAAATTGCGCTTCAGCTTCTCAGTTTCCATCTCCTGGCGATCTGAAGAAATATCAGTTGTAAGATTTGCAGATACCTTCCTCAAATTGCGTTTAACCTTTTCAAGCTCACTTTGTGGTTCCTCAACAGGCTGTGCAGGTACTTTTTTTAGAATCCTCTTTGATCTTTCAGGTTCATAATTGTTGGCATTGGTTGAGGTATCACCATGTGCTGTTGGGCGTGTGCGTACACTGCGCTTCATCCTGCTTCCATCATTCTCTGTGGCACGGGCAGTGTGCTTTTGTGGTTTTGAATCAATTCCTCTCTTTAACTGAATAGAAGGAACAGTAAAACAAATGGCTGTCCAGCGTTCTAGCCAGCTCCAAGCAGAGTTTGGTTCAGTTTCACTGTAGTAGACTTTCAATGGCCTTACCATAGTATAAGAAACTAGAAGCTGAAAAAATGCAGGGAGAATAGTGAGAAGAACAACAAACCATagattaagaaggaaaaagtgTATACAGGCCAAATCTGAACAGTAACTAGCAAATTGAGCTCGTTCATTTGCATTGGAAATGTCATACAACCTTCCAAAAGGCAGGCTACTAAGAAGAATGGCTGCATGTAAACATCCCTCTTTTGAATTATATGgactaagaaaacaaaaacccTTTGGAGTACTAGCAATGTCATGCAAGAGGTAAAGTATACCCACCTTTCTAGCAAAAGCATTGGACAGCAGCTTCTCTGTACGAGCTGAGGGCCTTACCACCGCAGCAGTAGAAGACATGGTGTTCTGGCAGAAAATGAAGTTAGATAATTGGTCCAAAAATAAAATGGacaaaatcaattaaaaattttaaaaaaaaaaactagttctgaagagagaaaatgtaacatatatatatatatatatatatatatatagagagagagagagagagagagcagtatCAACCttggcgaggtttttctcaaggTTATCTTGTAAAAATCTCAGAGAAATCTTGCAAGTTATAATTAACACTTGCAGAATAAAAGAATAAggttgtaaaaagaaaaaaactacaaaatagAAGGTAAGGAACAACCATTAAGCTTTTTAAAACAagaaacacagaaaaaaaaagaaatatatacttAACATGTACAAAAAGGACATTCTTTTTTGAGAAACTTGCAAAATTATCATGATGTTATCAGAATAAGATCATGatattatcaaaatattgaaCCTTTTGTGTCATTTTGAGGAGGGAAAATGACAGAGGAAAACTTATGAAGACAAGGATGCTCCAAGGATATATAAAAACACAACATCAGCTCCAAAACAAGTAGTACCTAAAGCACATTAAGCATAACTTAACAGCTGTATTTGGACATCAGATTTATATAGAATCATAGATCATGTCCCACCAAAATAGACACATTGTGTGTGCAAACTGCATTCAAACTCCAACAAAAAAGATTGTGCAACTAAGAAACATAAAGAGACCACAAATAGATGATGCTTTATTAAGGTAGGTGTTGGCTAAGTATTACCATGATCTTTCCTCCACCAAATCTCTGATGTATGGTTAGTCCAACATCAGAATGTCTGATCCTTCGGCCACGGAAAACTGCTTGCACCTTTATGATTGAATGCAAACAAAGCAAAGTTGCCACAGCCTGTCTCCTTACCAAATGCCCGCGGACAAGTGCCTGCAACCTAATGATCCCCTTAAGGGCTTGAAATGCCCGACGTGCCTGATCAGTTTACACATTGAAATGAGCTTCATTTAGCTGGGTAAGTACCAAGTTGATCATTTTAAAATATCTTAGTGATAATAAGCACAAACTGAGGCCTGACTTCAGAGTGagttgtttgatccctttttaTATACTGAAATACCACTCAAAACtggttttgaaagaaaaactgtAACTACTTCTATCATGCCAAAGGTCCAAAATCTGGGAAAACTTAtgaagcttaaaaaaaaaaaaaaaaaaaccaccaaaTTCCATTAATGCATGTCTTTGAACTAGATAGGGACGCTCCCACCTGCATCAAATACTTGGCTGCAGTGGGAGTCAACACACAAtcaaagaagataaaaaatcataaGCACAGATAAAGCAACATGCTGGAATAATAGGAGCAACTATATACTTGAAAGTCATGTCATGAGAATTCATTAGGAAATGTCattaaaatggcttaaatatatacaaatatttgCAAAGAGCTTAAGATCAATTCATATCTACAGAGTCGACACTTAAAGCAGCAAAATTTACCAGGTAACCTCGAAAAGCTGCTTGTGCCTTTATTGCTGCCTGTTCTTCTCTCGAGTTCCTTGGATCAGGGGATAGTCCAGCTCCAACAGCAGCATCAGGTTTCTCACAATCTTGACTTGCAGGCACTGGTTGTCCAACTTCAGGTGATAATTCAGCAGCACACGTACTCTCAGGTTGAGGAATGGAGTCATTTGTGTCATTTTTGGTAGGAACAGGCTGGGAAATCAAGGGTGAATTCACAGACAAATCAGCAAGTGGCTCCTTTCCAGAGCCATGCTTTTCCTTCTCAACTGTGACCTTCGCACACAAATTATTCCAAACACATTTCCAAGGAACTGATTAAAATGAAGCACAAAACCATacagagaaggaaaaggaagataCTAGCAGAAAGGATAAGCTGGACAGAAAATGAGGAATGTGCAAGTGCACATAAATGGACAACATAAACTACCAAATGCAGTAACCAACTTATTCTCTAGCAATGTCCAGGCAAGAGTTTTATAAGAAGTTTTCCTAGAAATTAtcttttcaggaaaaaaagaaattgaagttcAAAGAAATTCAGAAATGCAAACAAAGAGAAATAGGTTTCAGTAGTATTTTTCCCATAAAGAAACAGAAGTTTTTTTAAGATTGGTCACTAGTAAACTCAAACAagagtaaaattaaaaaaatataacaaatttcgGTACTACCATATATCCACAACCACATTGCAAGCTTGATAAGAATTTACTTGTAtgtcaaaaacataaaaagcctTAGCTAAAAGCAAGCGACTGGTAAACTCCAATTGAGCAATTGGAAGAAAAAACTTGTCCAATTTGTGCAGCTTCAGTCAGTAATATTCTCACCAGATCGCCTCTTGCCTTTGTATAACTGGATCTGGTACTTTTCTTCCTAAACAGTAGCGTCTTGAGCCATTTACCAGGAGATTTTCCCATAGCCACAGCAAGATTCCAATCAAGAAAATCCTTTTACAACCCTACATATAGCAAAACAGTCCATGAAGAAGCAAATCACGCAACTGGGAGAAAAGCAGAATAACCAAACGTGACAGCTCGCAATGTATGCCTTTCCATGCAAGGAATACCGGAATTGTCACTGATCTAAGTTGCCACTCAATAAATTACATATGAACCAGAAAAAAAGgggagaaaacaaagaagggAATCTGGTATGAACGCGGCGACACTAGAATGCAGATGTGAACCAACTATGGAAGGAAAAACCACTGAACGAGAGAACAGGAAATGCTTTTATgcagaaaatttaaaaacgagaaattagatccaaatctttgAACAATTAATAGAAACAAAATCAGCACTGATCTACTCATAAGAATGGAAACCCaagacaaataaaattgtgAACTCGGATTTCAAGcacaaaaacatttttcctACAAAGAAACCCAGAAACACTGAACTTCTAACCCCAACCAAACTTCCATCTCCAACAGAAACCACTACCCACAGAGAAAACGAAATCCACCCAACAATCAAATCCCAAACAAGACAAACTGAACCAtcagcaaaggaaaaaaaaaacgaaaaaggaCCCATCATCAAATTGTAGCACAGAGAAGATAGAAACAAGGAAGCTTTAACATCAAATTGAAGATGAACACTTGAGACAGCTTACCCGTCTCACCACACTTTGAAGCAATGCAGCACTCCCTCAAACCCTGCTTCGAAAATCTCCCCTTCATCAAACGCTTGCCATCCTCCCTCTGTGTGTGCTTGCTTGTGTAAAGAAATGTTGAtagacgcgagagagagagagagagagagaggtaaagtaggaagagagaaaggataTATGagatctgtgtgtgtgtgtgtgtgaaagagagagagctggaGCTTTGTCAGAAAGCAagtgaaagaggaaaaagaaaaaggaatgaaaataGGAAACTCAGCACGTTCTCCCTGAAATGAAACCAAGAAACTCTGCTTATACCCTCCTACTCACTCTGAAGCTCagtccctctctttcttcactCAACCGTGTTCGAATGAAGGAGGCAGGGGAACGGCAGCACCACCACCTCCCTCTCATTCCCTTTATTTATTTGCTAACTGCAAGTCTGCAACTCAAAAACGctgtttttccaaaaataaataaataaataaataataaaggAGGGCCGGCTGCAcgcgcacgcacacacacagtCACTCTCACTCCACAGCAACCACTGCGCTTTTcaattagagagagaaagagagagagagagagaattctttcactttctttctctaaaAAGAAGGCAGACGAATCAATAAACaatcctctttttcattttcattttttattttaatttaaattacTATAATGTACATGGTCTTTTGAGTCAACGGCGAAAGAGCCTCTAGGAGCGTCTGGATCTATATTACCTGCAAAGTTGGGTCCAGGGAATGGTGCCTTCCTATGAGAAGGAGAAACGCACGAGGCTCCACAAGTGGACCCTTTGTACCGGCCTCCAGATCCAGATCCGCGTTCCAACGGCCTTCATACCCTAATATGTCCAGAAGTAGTGCCCGAGGGGTGTTTCCGGTACGTTGGCAAACTCTGAGCTTTAGATTGAAGCAACCGCGCGGTCCCCGCAGGTCAGGTGAACGGCTTTACGACTTTTTTATAATGACCAAAGTGCCCTCCTAAGGCAGTCGGTGGCAGATTTTTTCCTGAGATGGTTATTAGTTAGagcatgttaaaaaaaaaaaaaaaaaccgttgATTAGGAATCGGGTCTAGAAGACCCGGTTGAGGCCGAGACGGACGGCCTCGCACCGACTCGGTAAAACCGAGAAACGTAGGCGAGCCCAGCGGATCGGTCACGTGGGCCTGATGAAAAACAAGGCTCGGAGCAGGTAGACCTTTcgttttcctctctttctttaccGACTACTACTCCATTGTGGTGTACATAAAGCCCTCTTCAATTTGTaaacaatattaaaataaaatttactaTTCGGCACAAAGCGAAAGCCTCCACTCAATCCTTTTTAttgtgtttcaacttgcatgtcggtgacttttttttatctgaAACCGAGGTTAAACGGTTGTACGGTGATGATCTCCATGCTTGAGGTAACAGTAAGAAGGAGAACTGCAGGCAGCGGCTGTGGGTGGCTTGCAGTTGAGGAAGGAATGGTGTTCGACCAAGTCGTCGATTGCTTTCTCCAAATCACAGCTATCATTTTGGGGTTACATTGCATATCGGTGATTGCATTCCCTTCCTCAATATCTACTGTTCTACTCGAATTTAACAATGACTTGTCTTTCTCTTGTTGATGTCTCAGGAATTCAAAATACAAACTCCAGACTTAGTCCATTACACCAATCCACtcaaaaactaaattttcaaTGTTTCGTTAATGGCCACTTGCACACAACaagactaaaaaaaattaaaattattttgaataggtctggtatatatatatatatatatatatatatatatatatatatatatatatatatatatatatatagagagagagagagagagagagagagagaaagagagagagaattcataTACCTTGGCTGAGGTGCAGAAATATAATTAGGTGCACAAGTGACTTCAATTTTATTTAAGTTGGTGAATTTGGTTATGATGATCCTGTTAAAGAAAACTACTAGAATAGTTTTATTTTTGACATGTATATGCGTTTTtcgaagataaaaaaaaagaaaaatcaactgcTCTCATTGTACTGAACTCCATATTGCAAGACTTGATGTTTCTATTCATGATTACGTTCACCGAACAAAAAATAATTACCTTCTCATTCATGATGTTTCTATagttaattattaaaaaaagctgtaatttactaaaaaaaattgtcccATTTGATCTTTACTTTAACAAATTTATAATCCGTAATATACTTCAAGTACAATTTTACTTCTAAAAAAATCACTCATTTAATTTAACCATTATTTATTAACAAGGTGCCTTAATCTCtaattctttaattttgagaaggTGCAACAAGTTTAACGCGGAAACATTATTTTCAATAATTGGAAAGATTGGGATCGATTTTGGGATTTGATAATGATATTACCGctactttttaatataaatttggtCATTTCTTGTTCATCGACCCCACGTTACTGCTTAGCCATTTGACTTGTTCAACGCTTTCTTAGAATTATGAATGGACCCATGCATGCGTGCTTTTTACTTAATTAGCCACCTCAAATTATCCTTTGAAACTAAATTGgctaatttatttttatttttttatatcatttattttttcaaaaagataacGTTGGTAATGTTTTTTGGCCAATTCGCTCGGGTTGGCTCTCGATGAGGTCCGATTCGGCTCGactaacattttttattatttttatttaataataatatatattttatcattaaatatattttatattaaaaaattattttatattaaaaaaattattttagccGAGCCAGGCCGACGCCCAGTAGGTCTAGTTACAGTAACAATGTGTAACTGAATTGATTAATCAAACAATGCATGGTTTGATCAGTACGTTTTGTACCGAACTGAAATTATTAAAGCAACGCTGAAATTGGCAACTTTTTTCCTCAACAAATTATATTTAATTAGGCGACATCAGTTAATGGGAAACCAGCTCACTTAAAACCGCGTCGTCTATGCTAattacaatatttttcaaagaagAAGCAGACTAGAACAACACTTAATCcattgattttgaatttaaataataAGTTAATGAAACgtttgtttgaatatatatatatatatatatatatatatatatatatatatatatatttgtttggaAGTTTAAACTAATGGGATCATTGTTATTTTCAGGAGAACATAAGGATATCTCATTATTCGAGAGAGAAGCTGAAACACCTTGGCTTTGGAACTTGGGTAGTTGTACATGCACCATTCTACTTGAGTGTCATAAATGTCATCATGAGAATTGAACTATGGATGCATTGACTACGTTACTCAAACCGATCGGCTATTTTACACTTCTCAAAAGTTAAATGTGATTGTTGTTATTTATCATCAAAATGAGTATTTACGTCCTTCTCAAAATTATGATAACAAAATTGAAGGTccttattatttctttttgtctttaaGGCACAGACTTTATATTCTAAAATAGCACAGAAGGAAGAAGTGGAATGAGACATTTATTTATGGATTTCAAAGGTTCttccaaagtaaaaaaaaaaaaaaagatctatttttagattttttaggTTTAATTAccaaatattatatttttcttaaaactggacaaccaattttttttctttttttttttttagaactcAGAAAGTTAAGAACCAGAAAAGAAACTTTTCTAGACGTGGACCACATGGGCTCTTAGGCAGCATTCAGATATAATGCCAGAGAGAGAcctgaaaaattgttttctACAATTCAACTCAACGGCCTGGCCATTTAATAGGTAAGCCATGTACTAGTTTAATGTTGgattctttttcaaattcacaCATGACTGGAGGGAAACTGACAAATTGACAGCTACCTGCTGCAAGTTTATGATTCATAAATCCATCCGTTGCGTTTGAATTTTTAACTTCTTTTGTTGCGTTCTTCATGACAAATTAGCACCTTATGTGTTTATGCTGTGAGAATAATGTGCcctttattatttttgaaatttgcttGTTTAAGGGCTCTCCTTAGTTGAATTTTATTTTGCCATATGGTCATTGGgatgaacataaaaaagaaaaaaaaatcctaaaatatatatttttcaaggaATTAAGCACCATCATTAAAGACAGACTTGCTTAGATGAataaatatatttgaattagTTGTCAAGGTAACAATGAGAGACTATAGACATTCTACCTTATGGGCATtagttgctttcattttctttttttctttttttttaaattaggcAGAAGGCATCTTAAAGAAATGGATGCCATCCaactcttaattttttttttttttttttttgctacttGGTTTgcaatcactttttttttttttgctacttGGTTTGCAATCACTATTCACCCTCGTCCCAAAGCAACGTTGGACTCTGGGGGCGGGCACAAGGAGGaggggaatatatatatatatatatatatatatatatatatatatatatatatatatatatatatatatatatatatatatatatatatatatatatatatatatatatatatatatatatatatatatatatatatatatatatatatatatatatatatatatatatatatatatatatatatatatatatatatatattatgatagTCCAAGATCTACCTAAACTTTTTGGTAGCTTAGAGATGGGTAGTGATCCTTcaagttttctttcttattttagtTTCCTATAATGAAATTCTCAGTTTTCATTAAATGCATTTATATTCTTCGCAATTGTTCATTTGGGAACCCAATCTTTTGCCATAATTTCAAGCAAGAAAcatcttattattattttttttactgacATTCACAACAGATTCAGGTAATTCCATGAATCAGCAGCGACTGCCGATTTGGTTCAAAAACTGGGGCGTGCCGCGTGCCTTAAACATTGCCTATAACTGAGGCTAAAAGTTTGGTCAAGTATTATACCcatattatatgcattttttttgcttttttgtatttgtatgatttttattttgtataattttcaggatttattaaatgttttttttaaattaccaagattttctcaagatatacaattttgtcacattatactcgagaaattcCTCACTGTATAATACTgtgatatatgtgacaatgactTAACCTGAATAACCCAACTTGTAGATAGGAGAGAAGCTTGTATCGGATtatgagttttttctttttttgggtcaaAAGTCAGTGATTTTAGTTTAGATTTCATGAACTTTTACTTTTGGTTAGGCCAAAATTGTTCATGATCACTAACCGCATGCTTATTCCTACCATAGGTAGTCGGGCTGATGGGTAGGTGAAAGCCCAATCGTTAGTTTGACTTGTGagtattatttttataaactGCAAACGATCCGAGACACTACTTTCGAGCTAAAGGAGTAACTATAAGTTCATGCAAAACCCAAAACAGCTTTAGACCCCaagaacaataaataaataaataaataaaaaaagtaaagtgTATAGTTTGAGCTTGTTTGAATATCTTCCTCACCAACCACATACTCATCAATCTCTTAATACAGATCATACTTTTGTCAACAGCTGTCAAATAAAGGCTTCCAATTAAAACCACGGAATATGAAGAGAGTGAATTAATATATTTAGTTTTCCACATTTTCCTAATTTCcatggggaaaaaaagaaaaaattcactattatttcatttaaaaaataaataagcacGAGGTAATGGTAAGGTTTGGCCTCTTGAGAATTACCAATATAAAGGTGAGGCCGATTTTATTCTTAAGTGTTCCACCAGgagtcattttttaattttcacttttagtcaagggcatttttgacattatcTTCTTTAACAGTTCGCAGTTTCGTGTTAGGGGCCGAACATATAACCTGTTCCACACAAACATGGTCACATTGaggaattaaaaaataagaatatgaCCGCAAATTAACACCAttattgaacatttttttttgttttacttgtattttgttttgtaGTATAAGAATGTTAGCTttgtttaatagatgatttagGTAAAATATTCACTAGCTATGTGTATTATTTGATTTGCAAACCACATATTCTGGATGTGAAACATACCATGTTTTGTCACCAAAGTAGTTGCAAGCAAAGGCCCCCACAACACATAAATAGGCAtgtcatataaaaatattattttgcttTCTCACCAGTTGTCTTATATTTGAAAAGCTAGAAACTAAGTATTTCTTCACTTTTTGCTTGATCTGATGACTCCCAAATCCAATTGGACCCTAAACTCTTGATAAGAATATAAAACCAGGTAAGGTTCGATACAGATTCAAGGTGGTTCAACACCTTAATTGCCTTACTGGGCATAAGGTTTCTGCCTGGGCTCGGTACAAATTCATGGCGTTCCAACACCTTAATTGTCTTACCGGCATAAGGTTTCCTGTTGGCTGTAGCGTATATCATAGTTCGATTCTCTTGAGTGCTATTCACCTAGACCTTATAAGATGAGGGGATACACCAACTTGAATATGCAATGTCCCCGTTCTTAGGCGCCAAAGAAGCCTTCAGGTTCTCAGGGGTGAGTGAGGAAAACTCATCACCCCGATAAGAGGTCGACAATTCCCCTTGCTTTCTTGGGGTTCATAGTTGGTTTTGGACACTGATGGATCTATGACCCGATGCAACCGTCAACTTGGTGTTCAATACACTTTTCACCTTTTGCACTTC comes from the Nymphaea colorata isolate Beijing-Zhang1983 chromosome 14, ASM883128v2, whole genome shotgun sequence genome and includes:
- the LOC116267611 gene encoding protein IQ-DOMAIN 31 isoform X1 yields the protein MGKSPGKWLKTLLFRKKSTRSSYTKARGDLVTVEKEKHGSGKEPLADLSVNSPLISQPVPTKNDTNDSIPQPESTCAAELSPEVGQPVPASQDCEKPDAAVGAGLSPDPRNSREEQAAIKAQAAFRGYLARRAFQALKGIIRLQALVRGHLVRRQAVATLLCLHSIIKVQAVFRGRRIRHSDVGLTIHQRFGGGKIMNTMSSTAAVVRPSARTEKLLSNAFARKLLVSYTMVRPLKVYYSETEPNSAWSWLERWTAICFTVPSIQLKRGIDSKPQKHTARATENDGSRMKRSVRTRPTAHGDTSTNANNYEPERSKRILKKVPAQPVEEPQSELEKVKRNLRKVSANLTTDISSDRQEMETEKLKRNLNKTTSSSVENHDNGEADSIDKNRKATTVAPTEQPEPKANSRLITDSQQKIDSQPKIDSQQKIDSQPKLDSQLISADSPSKMDFEPISINVLADCSQIDNPIIKLNPIEVSLPAIPLENEIKDGSLADVDGEINSNPKDDQVPAGGQKTSKRRSSFPENGLHKSPALPSYMAATESAKAKLRCQGSPRFGSDGTEGNGVTRRHSLPSVSNGKVSSLSPRTQRLVQSGKGNIRDKSLLSSRDGNEKVVHAEWRR
- the LOC116267611 gene encoding protein IQ-DOMAIN 31 isoform X2, with amino-acid sequence MGKSPGKWLKTLLFRKKSTRSSYTKARGDLPVPTKNDTNDSIPQPESTCAAELSPEVGQPVPASQDCEKPDAAVGAGLSPDPRNSREEQAAIKAQAAFRGYLARRAFQALKGIIRLQALVRGHLVRRQAVATLLCLHSIIKVQAVFRGRRIRHSDVGLTIHQRFGGGKIMNTMSSTAAVVRPSARTEKLLSNAFARKLLVSYTMVRPLKVYYSETEPNSAWSWLERWTAICFTVPSIQLKRGIDSKPQKHTARATENDGSRMKRSVRTRPTAHGDTSTNANNYEPERSKRILKKVPAQPVEEPQSELEKVKRNLRKVSANLTTDISSDRQEMETEKLKRNLNKTTSSSVENHDNGEADSIDKNRKATTVAPTEQPEPKANSRLITDSQQKIDSQPKIDSQQKIDSQPKLDSQLISADSPSKMDFEPISINVLADCSQIDNPIIKLNPIEVSLPAIPLENEIKDGSLADVDGEINSNPKDDQVPAGGQKTSKRRSSFPENGLHKSPALPSYMAATESAKAKLRCQGSPRFGSDGTEGNGVTRRHSLPSVSNGKVSSLSPRTQRLVQSGKGNIRDKSLLSSRDGNEKVVHAEWRR